Proteins found in one Roseofilum capinflatum BLCC-M114 genomic segment:
- a CDS encoding HNH endonuclease: MRNLVVTSATHVLSQSVVVFSKNYLPVSRINLKRAIALLVTGKAEPLDLVKGQQWMVRSPNLVLMVPEHIRLTFAGTEGIWKTPPVNRKELLRRDKHMCQYCGYKKNLTIDHVIPRSKGGQHTWDNVVIACGSCNSRKGDRTPEQSGLKLRTQPKAPIHPAVVFAEQFWREHQRDLDA, translated from the coding sequence ATGAGGAACTTAGTCGTGACCAGTGCAACCCATGTTTTAAGTCAATCGGTGGTAGTATTCTCTAAAAACTACCTGCCTGTCAGCCGAATTAATCTCAAACGGGCGATCGCCCTTTTGGTCACCGGAAAAGCGGAACCCCTGGATTTGGTCAAAGGACAACAATGGATGGTTCGCTCTCCTAATTTAGTGCTGATGGTTCCTGAACATATCCGATTGACTTTTGCGGGGACAGAGGGCATTTGGAAAACGCCTCCCGTTAACCGTAAAGAACTGTTGCGGCGAGATAAACATATGTGCCAATACTGTGGCTATAAGAAGAATTTGACCATCGATCATGTGATCCCTCGGTCAAAAGGAGGTCAACATACTTGGGATAATGTGGTGATCGCTTGTGGATCTTGTAATTCTCGAAAGGGCGATCGCACCCCAGAACAATCCGGCCTCAAACTCCGAACTCAACCGAAAGCCCCGATCCACCCGGCCGTGGTATTTGCGGAACAGTTCTGGCGAGAACATCAAAGAGACCTGGATGCGTAA
- a CDS encoding adenylate/guanylate cyclase domain-containing protein translates to MQDHTTLHSCQDILVVDDNPNNIRFLSHILTQQGYRVRKAINGELAINAVRSSQPDLILVDIMMPHIDGYELCEQIKSDPQYRSIPVIFVSALNGELDKKRAFQVGGSDYITKPIQVEEVLSKINIQLSLLNLQNLLKEHAQARKQAEENYRSIFENAIDGMFQTNPEGKFIKANLALAKLYGYDSPQELIQAVSDVNQDFYVRPQRRDEFLAYMELYDYVEEFESEIYCKNGDKIWISESVRKITNNQGELLYFEGTVRNITEKRKMEEELRKQRRMSEELLLNILPQYIAEKLKKNRHTIADHLPEATVLFADLVGFTELSAQLDSTDLVTLLNEIFSSFDKLTKHYGLEKIKTIGDAYMVVGGLPVQPHPKPDNSVERVAKLALAMQHKIKEFHRPLTLEKEMETFKNRPFQLRIGMNTGPVVAGVIGMSKLQLDLWGDTVNVASRMESQGLPGKIQVTQATYDQLKYRFKLEKRGIFNVKGRGKMTTYWLLDEYGLE, encoded by the coding sequence ATGCAGGATCACACCACTTTACACTCTTGTCAGGATATTTTAGTCGTTGATGATAACCCAAATAATATCCGCTTTTTATCCCACATTCTCACACAACAAGGATATCGTGTCCGTAAAGCCATTAATGGTGAATTAGCCATCAATGCTGTGCGCTCTTCTCAACCCGATTTGATCCTGGTCGATATTATGATGCCTCATATAGATGGCTACGAACTCTGCGAACAAATTAAATCCGACCCTCAATATCGATCGATTCCCGTTATTTTTGTCAGTGCATTAAACGGTGAATTAGATAAGAAACGAGCCTTTCAAGTAGGTGGAAGCGATTACATCACGAAACCGATTCAAGTTGAAGAAGTTCTCTCTAAAATCAACATTCAATTAAGTCTACTTAATTTGCAAAACCTCCTCAAAGAACACGCTCAAGCTCGCAAACAAGCTGAAGAAAATTATCGCAGTATTTTTGAAAATGCTATTGATGGCATGTTTCAAACCAATCCAGAGGGTAAATTTATTAAAGCCAATTTAGCCCTAGCTAAACTCTATGGATATGATTCGCCCCAGGAACTGATCCAGGCAGTTTCTGATGTTAATCAAGATTTTTATGTCCGTCCTCAACGTCGAGATGAATTCTTAGCCTATATGGAGCTTTATGATTATGTGGAGGAATTTGAATCAGAAATTTATTGCAAGAATGGAGATAAAATTTGGATTTCTGAAAGTGTTCGTAAAATTACCAATAACCAGGGAGAACTGCTATATTTTGAAGGAACTGTACGCAACATCACAGAAAAACGAAAGATGGAAGAGGAGTTGCGAAAACAAAGAAGAATGTCCGAGGAACTCCTCTTAAATATTTTGCCCCAATATATTGCTGAAAAGTTAAAAAAAAATCGTCATACCATTGCCGATCATTTACCTGAAGCTACAGTTTTGTTTGCAGATTTAGTCGGCTTTACTGAGCTATCTGCCCAACTCGATTCTACTGATTTGGTAACCTTACTCAATGAAATTTTTTCCAGTTTCGATAAACTGACCAAGCATTATGGACTCGAAAAAATTAAAACCATCGGCGATGCTTATATGGTGGTGGGCGGATTACCGGTTCAGCCCCATCCAAAGCCAGATAACTCGGTTGAGAGGGTAGCTAAATTGGCTTTAGCCATGCAACATAAGATCAAAGAGTTTCATCGCCCTTTGACCCTAGAAAAAGAGATGGAAACCTTTAAAAATCGACCCTTTCAATTACGGATTGGCATGAATACAGGCCCAGTTGTCGCGGGTGTGATTGGGATGAGTAAATTGCAATTGGATTTGTGGGGAGATACGGTGAATGTAGCTTCTCGCATGGAATCCCAGGGTTTACCCGGTAAAATTCAAGTTACCCAAGCTACTTACGATCAGCTCAAATACAGATTTAAATTGGAAAAACGTGGAATATTTAATG
- a CDS encoding element excision factor XisH family protein, protein MPAKDLYHDLVVQLLIDEGWTITDDPLYLSYGGRDLFVDLGAERSAIAAQKGNLKIAVEIKSFLKSSPVTDLGDALGQYGIYQSILAELQPERMLYLAVPKRTYETILTEKLGQLIVRNWDIKLIVFDEVARRSIQWIP, encoded by the coding sequence ATGCCTGCAAAGGATCTCTATCACGATCTCGTTGTCCAACTTCTCATTGATGAAGGTTGGACAATTACGGACGATCCCCTCTATTTATCTTATGGAGGTCGGGATTTATTTGTGGATCTGGGAGCAGAACGAAGTGCGATCGCCGCGCAAAAGGGAAATCTTAAGATAGCTGTGGAAATTAAAAGTTTCCTCAAGTCTTCTCCAGTCACCGATCTGGGCGATGCGCTAGGACAATATGGAATATATCAAAGCATCCTGGCAGAGCTGCAACCGGAACGGATGCTCTATCTTGCAGTTCCCAAACGAACCTATGAAACAATTTTGACGGAAAAGTTAGGTCAGCTTATTGTAAGAAATTGGGATATCAAACTGATCGTTTTTGATGAAGTGGCAAGGAGATCGATCCAATGGATACCCTAG
- a CDS encoding XisI protein — protein MDTLENYRELVRNLILKYGQYKPSNGEIEPEVILDLERDRYELMHVGWDNQRRVHGSVIHIDIIDGKIWIQHDGTNISVAEELVELGVPAEDIILGFHPPYVRQYTDFGVA, from the coding sequence ATGGATACCCTAGAGAACTATCGCGAATTGGTGCGTAATCTGATCCTCAAATATGGGCAATATAAACCCTCTAATGGGGAGATTGAGCCGGAGGTTATCCTGGATTTGGAGCGCGATCGCTATGAATTAATGCATGTAGGTTGGGATAACCAACGGCGCGTCCATGGTTCCGTGATTCATATTGATATTATTGACGGCAAAATCTGGATTCAACACGACGGAACCAATATTTCTGTAGCCGAAGAGTTGGTAGAACTAGGCGTTCCCGCAGAGGATATTATTTTAGGCTTCCATCCTCCCTATGTGCGTCAATACACAGATTTTGGCGTGGCTTGA
- a CDS encoding alr0857 family protein, with the protein MLKLTYLDNDFHLERFATSLEDWVTARLTFLLRVGEPISLEKTTASFLLPADLREMRLLESQVRHQVDNRITLDRVDCDYMEVTLQGTWLTSNPQAEEGMFLVELGDRTEFFLFHLWMASQTQAAMKN; encoded by the coding sequence ATGTTGAAGTTAACCTATTTAGACAATGATTTTCATCTAGAGCGCTTTGCTACCTCCCTGGAAGATTGGGTGACTGCTCGCTTAACCTTCCTGTTGCGCGTTGGTGAACCCATCTCGTTGGAAAAAACTACAGCCTCTTTCCTATTGCCTGCGGATTTACGGGAAATGCGGTTGTTAGAGAGCCAGGTACGCCATCAGGTGGATAACCGGATTACCTTAGATCGGGTAGATTGCGATTATATGGAAGTAACCTTGCAAGGCACTTGGTTGACCTCGAACCCCCAAGCAGAAGAAGGGATGTTCTTGGTTGAATTGGGCGATCGCACGGAGTTCTTCCTCTTCCATCTCTGGATGGCTTCTCAGACGCAAGCGGCGATGAAAAACTAA
- a CDS encoding PAS domain S-box protein produces the protein MLYPPPSSSVHVMIAHPQPEALAWLSEFLIEQGYQVEWVTDLAQVLPLVEAVDPSLIILEVGLSSFLSLDACGILSSHPEYGNIPILAINSSGAAVDRIKVFEAGVRDYLVSHSSLIELRVKVESYIDHQRIHQENRTLNELLAMFGAIDELIIVFNPDGECIKVAPTQYAMQFNHFDPHSSYLNDKIQSLLPPELVNLKRYWTRYVIEHQETIENLEYCWPIQEKDYWFMGTISPLTQNTAIWVCRDITDQKESEKKLGLLERAIAASTNGIIISDSTKPGNPIVYVNPGFEKLTGYTEAEILGRTCSILQGEDRDQPDLALLRQALKEKKNCQVTLKNYRKDGTVFWNDLSLSPVFNEQQKLLYYIGVQTDVTDLKLAKDRLNEQYRLLQQEIEERKRIELALRESETKYRQLVDCANSLIIKIDRQGNILFFNEFAQNFFGYTEAEILGKNIKGTIVPVKDTEGHTLYPIIDDILEHTEKYRIYENENQLKNGDRVWIEWTNRILYHESGEAMGILSVGMDATARKQTQIALQSAKQAAEIANQTKSQFIARMSHELRTPLNAILGFTQIVKREVSLTSEYQEYLNIINRSGEHLLELINDILSLSKIEAGKISLEETCFNLYRLVDEVKDVLKLKADEKGLVISVTLAPNVPSWVITDQGKLRQILMNLLSNSLKFTHIGEVHLRVFPTPDRQHPLIQDYIWEVQDTGEGIASEELPLLFEPFMQTTSGLNSGQGTGLGLTICKQLLQLMGGNIWVSSEVGVGTLVSFQIPLRTAQPEEIPKQIPEKQAIALAPNQPAYRILVVDDHWENRRLLLKQLQPLGFQVLEAENGQQALELWRNGSPDLIWMDLRMPVMDGYSAARSIRQQEQQETSTSAIPILALTASALEEDQALIEEAGCNELVHKPVSQAVLLEKIRDYLGVEYIYTSSHTEENMEHRVHPTDGILSGEQLMGMPIDWLMALHQGATEADEDSISKLLQEIPDTQSNLREAIAGLLHDYRLDRILDATVEAIEALR, from the coding sequence ATGCTTTATCCTCCCCCCTCTTCATCTGTTCACGTGATGATCGCTCATCCTCAACCCGAAGCGTTAGCTTGGCTCTCTGAGTTTTTAATCGAACAAGGGTATCAGGTTGAATGGGTCACGGATTTGGCTCAAGTCCTGCCCTTGGTTGAGGCAGTCGATCCCAGTTTAATTATCTTAGAAGTCGGTCTCTCTAGCTTTCTCTCCTTAGACGCTTGTGGGATTCTCAGTTCCCATCCAGAGTATGGAAATATACCAATTTTAGCGATTAATTCTTCCGGTGCTGCGGTAGACAGAATCAAGGTGTTTGAAGCTGGAGTGAGAGATTACCTGGTCTCTCACTCCAGCTTAATTGAACTGCGTGTTAAAGTCGAGAGTTATATCGACCATCAAAGAATACACCAAGAAAACCGTACTTTAAATGAGCTTTTAGCGATGTTTGGAGCAATCGATGAACTCATCATCGTCTTCAATCCAGATGGTGAGTGCATTAAAGTTGCACCGACTCAATATGCAATGCAGTTCAATCATTTTGATCCCCATTCATCTTACTTAAATGACAAGATACAGAGCCTACTTCCCCCTGAACTGGTTAACTTGAAGCGCTATTGGACTCGATATGTTATTGAACACCAAGAAACCATAGAAAACCTGGAATATTGTTGGCCTATTCAAGAAAAAGACTATTGGTTTATGGGTACAATTTCTCCCTTAACCCAGAATACTGCCATTTGGGTTTGCCGTGATATTACTGATCAAAAAGAGTCAGAAAAGAAACTCGGATTATTAGAGCGAGCGATCGCCGCCAGCACCAATGGTATTATTATTAGTGACTCCACGAAACCAGGCAATCCGATTGTCTATGTCAATCCAGGATTTGAAAAACTAACCGGTTATACCGAAGCGGAAATTCTCGGTCGCACTTGTAGTATTTTGCAAGGAGAAGATCGAGATCAACCCGACTTAGCTCTTTTAAGACAAGCCCTAAAAGAGAAAAAAAATTGCCAAGTCACCCTCAAAAATTACCGCAAAGACGGTACAGTATTTTGGAACGATCTGTCCTTGTCTCCCGTTTTTAATGAGCAACAAAAATTACTCTATTATATTGGCGTGCAAACTGATGTTACAGACCTGAAATTAGCCAAAGATCGCCTAAACGAACAATATCGTTTATTGCAGCAAGAAATAGAAGAACGCAAACGGATTGAATTAGCCCTACGAGAAAGTGAAACCAAGTACCGTCAATTAGTCGATTGTGCTAACAGCCTGATCATAAAAATCGATCGCCAGGGTAACATTCTCTTTTTTAACGAATTTGCCCAAAACTTTTTTGGTTATACAGAAGCCGAAATTCTTGGCAAAAATATCAAAGGCACAATTGTTCCTGTTAAAGATACAGAGGGGCATACATTATATCCTATAATTGATGATATTTTAGAGCATACAGAAAAGTATCGGATCTATGAAAACGAAAACCAACTCAAGAATGGCGATCGCGTGTGGATAGAATGGACAAATCGTATTCTCTACCATGAGTCAGGAGAAGCGATGGGTATCCTGAGTGTTGGTATGGATGCGACAGCTCGCAAACAAACTCAAATCGCCCTACAAAGCGCGAAACAAGCAGCCGAAATTGCCAATCAGACCAAAAGTCAATTTATTGCTCGCATGAGCCATGAACTACGCACTCCCCTGAATGCGATTTTAGGCTTTACCCAAATTGTTAAACGTGAAGTAAGTTTAACTTCTGAATATCAAGAGTATCTAAACATTATCAATCGCAGTGGCGAACACTTATTAGAACTGATTAATGATATTCTGTCCTTATCAAAAATTGAAGCCGGTAAAATTAGTCTCGAAGAAACCTGTTTTAATCTGTATCGATTAGTTGATGAAGTAAAAGATGTGTTAAAACTGAAAGCTGACGAGAAAGGACTCGTCATATCAGTCACCCTCGCTCCGAATGTTCCCTCCTGGGTCATCACCGATCAGGGGAAACTCCGTCAAATCTTAATGAATTTATTATCCAATAGTCTAAAATTCACCCATATCGGAGAAGTCCATCTTCGGGTGTTTCCAACTCCCGATCGGCAGCATCCCCTGATCCAAGATTATATCTGGGAAGTTCAAGACACTGGAGAAGGAATAGCCTCGGAGGAATTGCCTTTATTATTTGAACCCTTTATGCAAACCACCTCCGGTCTCAATTCTGGACAAGGGACGGGATTAGGTTTGACCATTTGTAAACAACTGCTGCAACTGATGGGGGGGAATATTTGGGTATCTTCGGAGGTGGGAGTGGGGACATTAGTGAGTTTCCAGATCCCTTTGCGAACAGCACAACCAGAAGAGATTCCCAAACAGATACCGGAAAAACAGGCGATCGCCTTAGCTCCGAATCAACCCGCCTACCGCATTTTAGTCGTTGATGACCATTGGGAAAATCGGCGACTGCTTTTAAAGCAGCTCCAACCCCTAGGATTTCAGGTACTCGAAGCCGAAAATGGTCAGCAAGCCTTAGAGCTGTGGAGAAATGGGTCTCCTGATTTGATCTGGATGGATTTACGAATGCCAGTCATGGATGGTTATTCAGCCGCTCGCTCTATTCGTCAGCAAGAGCAACAGGAGACTAGCACCTCTGCTATTCCCATTTTAGCCCTCACAGCCAGTGCTTTAGAAGAAGATCAAGCCTTAATTGAAGAGGCTGGATGTAATGAATTAGTCCATAAACCAGTTTCACAAGCAGTTTTATTAGAAAAAATTCGGGATTATTTAGGGGTTGAGTATATCTACACTTCCTCCCATACTGAGGAAAATATGGAACATCGAGTTCACCCAACCGATGGTATTTTAAGTGGAGAGCAGTTAATGGGGATGCCGATCGATTGGCTGATGGCGTTACATCAAGGGGCAACTGAAGCCGATGAAGACTCGATCTCGAAGCTCCTGCAAGAGATTCCAGATACTCAGTCTAATTTACGGGAGGCGATCGCTGGTTTACTCCATGATTACCGTCTCGATCGCATTCTCGATGCCACAGTAGAGGCGATCGAGGCTCTAAGATAG